The proteins below come from a single Deltaproteobacteria bacterium genomic window:
- a CDS encoding enoyl-CoA hydratase/isomerase family protein encodes MELQDIRVERRGEVEILTLDRPEQRNALTFRTYAELEHAVRHTTARCLVITGAGTAFCSGDDVRQVMGGGERKAGERLSAAAPRLTPAAEALLTSNVPAIAAVNGAAVGWGMELAMMCDLRVASERAKFGELFVLRGLCCDVAGLSRLASLVGREKAAELLYTGDVIDAKEAQRIGLVSRVVPDAELLETAVALAAKIAANPPLAVRRLKAGLREALDPDWKTLGEWVSRSLGELFQTEDHREGVKSFLEKRAPKYVGR; translated from the coding sequence ATGGAGCTTCAGGACATTCGCGTCGAACGCCGCGGCGAAGTCGAGATCCTCACGCTCGACCGGCCCGAGCAACGCAACGCGCTCACCTTCCGCACCTACGCCGAGCTCGAGCACGCCGTCCGGCACACGACGGCGCGCTGTCTCGTCATCACCGGCGCCGGCACCGCGTTCTGCTCGGGCGACGACGTGCGCCAGGTGATGGGCGGCGGCGAGCGCAAAGCCGGCGAGCGCCTCAGCGCTGCGGCGCCGCGCCTGACACCTGCCGCCGAGGCGCTGCTCACGAGCAACGTGCCCGCGATCGCGGCGGTGAACGGCGCCGCGGTCGGCTGGGGCATGGAGCTCGCGATGATGTGCGACCTGCGCGTCGCGTCCGAGCGCGCCAAGTTCGGCGAGCTGTTCGTGCTGCGCGGCCTGTGCTGCGACGTCGCGGGCCTCTCGCGCCTCGCCTCGCTCGTGGGCCGCGAGAAGGCCGCCGAGCTGCTCTACACCGGCGACGTGATCGACGCGAAGGAGGCGCAGCGCATCGGCCTCGTCTCGCGCGTCGTGCCCGACGCCGAGTTGCTCGAGACCGCCGTCGCGCTCGCGGCCAAGATCGCCGCGAATCCGCCGCTCGCCGTGCGCCGCCTCAAGGCCGGCCTGCGCGAAGCGCTCGATCCTGATTGGAAGACCCTCGGCGAGTGGGTGAGCCGCTCGCTCGGCGAGCTGTTCCAGACCGAGGACCATCGCGAGGGCGTGAAGTCGTTCCTCGAGAAGCGCGCGCCCAAGTACGTCGGGCGCTAG
- a CDS encoding AAA family ATPase: protein MRLLTRIMIRNYKSIAACDVRPAQLSFLVGPNGSGKSNFLDALRFVADSLRYSLDHALRDRGGINEVRRRSSGHPTHFGIRLEFTLPNHYGHYAFNVGAKKSGGYEVQREECRVIGISSAFYEVESGVVRASSLAAPPAPAKDRLYLVSASGLEAFRPLYDSLSNMGFYNLNPDQIKDLQPPDPGELLSRDGSNLASVVANLATHAPELKTRIEEYLAKVVPGIAGVDSKTIGPKETLEFRQDVRGAKHPWRFLAANMSDGTLRSFAVLVALFQGGASGAAARRLVGIEEPEVALHPAAAGVLTDSLQDAAEHAQILVTSHSPDLLDNESIPDESILAVFAEHGETKIGRLDETGRSALREHLYTAGELLRMDQLRPDPDQTRLDPEQLELFGDARPA, encoded by the coding sequence ATGCGATTGCTCACGCGAATCATGATTCGCAATTACAAGAGCATCGCCGCCTGCGACGTTCGGCCCGCACAGCTCTCGTTCCTCGTGGGTCCGAACGGGTCGGGCAAGAGCAACTTTCTCGACGCACTCCGCTTCGTCGCAGACTCGCTTCGGTACTCGCTCGATCACGCGCTTCGAGACCGCGGCGGTATCAACGAAGTTCGCCGTCGTTCGAGCGGTCACCCCACGCACTTCGGGATTCGGCTCGAGTTCACGCTTCCGAATCACTACGGCCACTACGCGTTCAACGTCGGCGCGAAGAAGAGCGGCGGCTACGAGGTGCAGCGCGAAGAGTGCCGAGTAATCGGGATCTCGAGTGCGTTTTACGAGGTGGAGTCGGGCGTCGTCCGCGCGTCGTCTCTTGCAGCCCCGCCCGCACCAGCGAAAGATCGCCTCTATCTCGTAAGCGCTTCCGGGCTCGAAGCGTTCCGCCCGCTCTACGACTCTCTCTCGAACATGGGCTTCTACAACCTCAATCCCGACCAGATCAAAGATCTACAGCCGCCCGATCCGGGTGAACTGCTGAGCCGAGACGGGAGCAATCTCGCGAGTGTTGTCGCGAATCTCGCCACGCACGCGCCCGAGCTGAAGACGAGAATCGAGGAGTATCTCGCGAAGGTCGTGCCGGGCATCGCAGGTGTTGACTCGAAGACGATCGGCCCAAAGGAAACGCTCGAGTTTCGCCAGGACGTGCGAGGCGCCAAGCATCCTTGGCGCTTTCTTGCCGCCAACATGTCGGACGGAACTTTGCGCTCCTTCGCTGTTCTCGTCGCGCTCTTTCAGGGAGGAGCGAGCGGGGCCGCCGCGCGACGCCTGGTCGGGATCGAGGAGCCCGAGGTCGCGCTTCATCCTGCAGCGGCGGGCGTACTGACCGACAGCCTTCAGGACGCCGCCGAGCACGCGCAGATTCTCGTGACCAGTCACAGTCCAGACTTGCTCGACAACGAATCGATCCCCGATGAGTCGATCCTCGCGGTGTTCGCCGAGCACGGCGAAACGAAGATCGGGCGGCTCGACGAAACAGGCCGCTCTGCGCTTCGCGAGCACCTGTACACGGCTGGCGAGTTGCTTCGGATGGATCAGCTTCGCCCCGACCCTGACCAGACGCGCCTCGATCCCGAACAGCTCGAGTTGTTTGGGGACGCGAGACCCGCATGA
- a CDS encoding DUF4276 family protein: MRLATIVEGHGDAEAAPELIRRIAVSISREVEALRPIRIPRQRLLKAGELERTVEFAARHAGAGGGVLILLDADDDCPAELASELLARARARRGDREIRAVLAKTEFEAWFLASATSLRGKRGLRSDLSPPADPESIRDAKGWLSSAMPADRSYREVLDQPAFAATMDLDEARRAPSFDKFWRDVESLLRTQVPT; this comes from the coding sequence ATGAGGCTTGCAACGATCGTCGAGGGCCATGGTGACGCCGAGGCCGCGCCCGAGTTGATTCGGCGGATTGCAGTGTCGATCTCACGCGAGGTCGAAGCGCTGCGGCCCATTCGGATTCCGCGGCAACGGCTCCTCAAGGCAGGCGAGCTCGAGCGCACGGTCGAGTTCGCTGCTCGCCACGCAGGCGCTGGTGGCGGCGTTCTGATCCTGCTCGACGCCGACGACGATTGTCCGGCAGAACTCGCGAGCGAGCTTCTCGCGCGAGCCCGCGCAAGACGCGGTGACCGTGAGATTCGTGCCGTCCTAGCAAAGACCGAGTTTGAGGCGTGGTTCCTCGCATCGGCGACGTCGCTTCGGGGGAAGCGCGGGTTACGGTCAGACCTTTCGCCGCCGGCTGATCCCGAAAGCATCCGAGATGCGAAAGGCTGGCTATCGAGCGCCATGCCGGCGGATCGCTCGTACCGCGAGGTGCTCGATCAGCCTGCGTTCGCAGCAACGATGGACCTCGACGAGGCGAGGCGAGCGCCGTCGTTCGACAAGTTCTGGCGAGACGTCGAATCACTCCTCCGGACGCAAGTCCCCACATAA
- a CDS encoding SDR family NAD(P)-dependent oxidoreductase → MGVLTGKIAVVTGAGRGIGREMALDFAREGARVVVNDLGGAPDGTGGTRIADEVVGEIKALGGEAVSNFDSVATVEGGQRILKTALDAFGACDILINNAGILRDKTIYNMEESDWDAVIAVHLKGHYACSRPFANYIRANNRQGCRIVNFSSVSGLYGNFGQANYGAAKAGIAGFSRVLALELAKYGCTVNTISPGAATRLTIPLMQGRGEPDRANAPSQSPAQIAPVVSWLCSAKGQGFTSQIINVMSGEVGIMQQPAVIRSFTKGGAPFTQNDLDAVMPQLLAARQENLARAKKEGAAEKI, encoded by the coding sequence ATGGGCGTGCTCACAGGCAAGATCGCAGTCGTCACCGGCGCAGGCCGCGGCATTGGCCGCGAGATGGCGCTGGACTTTGCGCGCGAGGGCGCGCGCGTCGTCGTGAACGACCTCGGAGGCGCGCCCGACGGCACCGGCGGCACGCGCATCGCGGACGAAGTAGTGGGTGAGATCAAGGCGCTCGGCGGCGAGGCCGTCTCGAACTTCGACAGCGTCGCCACGGTCGAGGGCGGACAGCGCATCCTGAAGACCGCGCTCGATGCGTTCGGCGCGTGCGACATCCTGATCAACAACGCGGGCATCCTGCGCGACAAGACGATCTACAACATGGAAGAGTCCGACTGGGACGCGGTGATCGCCGTGCACCTGAAGGGCCACTACGCGTGCTCGCGCCCGTTCGCGAACTACATCCGCGCGAACAACCGCCAGGGCTGCCGCATCGTGAACTTCTCCTCGGTGTCGGGCCTGTACGGGAACTTCGGGCAGGCGAACTACGGCGCCGCGAAGGCGGGCATCGCGGGCTTCAGCCGCGTGCTCGCGCTCGAGCTCGCGAAGTACGGCTGCACCGTCAACACGATCTCGCCCGGCGCCGCGACGCGCCTCACGATTCCGCTGATGCAGGGCCGCGGCGAGCCGGACCGCGCCAACGCGCCGTCGCAAAGCCCCGCGCAGATCGCGCCGGTGGTGAGCTGGCTGTGCTCGGCGAAGGGCCAGGGCTTCACGTCGCAGATCATCAACGTGATGAGCGGCGAGGTCGGCATCATGCAGCAGCCCGCCGTGATTCGATCCTTCACGAAGGGCGGCGCCCCGTTCACGCAGAACGATCTCGACGCGGTGATGCCGCAGCTCCTCGCTGCGCGTCAGGAGAACCTCGCGCGCGCGAAGAAGGAAGGCGCGGCGGAGAAGATCTGA